From Desmodus rotundus isolate HL8 chromosome 10, HLdesRot8A.1, whole genome shotgun sequence, one genomic window encodes:
- the LTC4S gene encoding leukotriene C4 synthase isoform X1 — MKDEVALLATVTLLGVLLQAYFSLQVISARRAFHVSPPLTTGPPEFERIYRAQVNCSEYFPLFLATLWVAGIFFHEGAAALCGLAYLFARLRYFQGYARSSQQRLAPLYASAHALWLLVALAALGLLAHFLPASLRSALLDHVGTLLPSA, encoded by the exons ATGAAGGATGAAGTGGCTCTTCTGGCCACTGTCACCCTCCTGGGAGTCCTGTTGCAAG CCTACTTCTCCCTGCAGGTGATCTCCGCGCGCAGGGCCTTCCATGTGTCTCCGCCGCTGACCACCGGCCCACCAGAGTTCGAGCGCATATACCGAGCCCA AGTGAACTGCAGCGAGTACTTCCCGCTGTTCCTCGCCACGCTCTGGGTGGCCGGCATCTTCTTCCACGAAG gtGCGGCGGCGCTGTGCGGCCTGGCCTACTTGTTCGCGCGCCTCCGCTACTTTCAGGGCTACGCGCGCTCTTCGCAGCAAAG GCTGGCCCCACTGTATGCGAGCGCGCATGCGCTCTGGCTGCTGGTGGCGCTGGCGGCGCTCGGTCTGCTAGCCCATTTCCTCCCGGCCTCCTTGCGCTCCGCACTCCTGGACCACGTCGGGACACTGCTGCCCAGCGCCTGA
- the LTC4S gene encoding leukotriene C4 synthase isoform X2: protein MKWLFWPLSPSWESCCKVISARRAFHVSPPLTTGPPEFERIYRAQVNCSEYFPLFLATLWVAGIFFHEGAAALCGLAYLFARLRYFQGYARSSQQRLAPLYASAHALWLLVALAALGLLAHFLPASLRSALLDHVGTLLPSA from the exons ATGAAGTGGCTCTTCTGGCCACTGTCACCCTCCTGGGAGTCCTGTTGCAAG GTGATCTCCGCGCGCAGGGCCTTCCATGTGTCTCCGCCGCTGACCACCGGCCCACCAGAGTTCGAGCGCATATACCGAGCCCA AGTGAACTGCAGCGAGTACTTCCCGCTGTTCCTCGCCACGCTCTGGGTGGCCGGCATCTTCTTCCACGAAG gtGCGGCGGCGCTGTGCGGCCTGGCCTACTTGTTCGCGCGCCTCCGCTACTTTCAGGGCTACGCGCGCTCTTCGCAGCAAAG GCTGGCCCCACTGTATGCGAGCGCGCATGCGCTCTGGCTGCTGGTGGCGCTGGCGGCGCTCGGTCTGCTAGCCCATTTCCTCCCGGCCTCCTTGCGCTCCGCACTCCTGGACCACGTCGGGACACTGCTGCCCAGCGCCTGA
- the MGAT4B gene encoding alpha-1,3-mannosyl-glycoprotein 4-beta-N-acetylglucosaminyltransferase B encodes MRLRNGTFLTLLLLCLCAFLSLSWYAALGGQKGDVVDVYQREFLALRDRLHAAEQESLRRSKELNLVLDEIKRAVSERQALRDRDSNRTWGRLTEDPRLKPWNVSHKHVLHLPTVFHHLPHLLAKESSLQPAVRVGQGRTGVSVVMGIPSVRREVHSYLTDTLHSLISELSPQEKEDSVIVVLIAETDPQYTSVVTEDIKALFPTEIHSGLLEVISPSPHFYPDFSRLRESFGDPKERVRWRTKQNLDYCFLMMYAQSKGIYYVQLEDDIVAKPNYLSTMKNFALQQPSEDWMILEFSQLGFIGKMFKSLDLSLIVEFILMFYRDKPIDWLLDHILWVKVCNPEKDAKHCDRQKANLRIRFKPSLFQHVGTHSSLAGKIQKLKDKDFGKQALRKEHVNPPAEVSTSLKTYQHFTLEKAYLREDFFWAFTPAAGDFIRFRFFQPLRLERFFFRSGNIEHPEDKLFNTSVEVLPFDSPQSDKEALQEGRSATLRYPRSPDGYLQIGSFYKGVAEGEVDPAFGPLEALRLSIQTDSPVWVILSEIFLKKAD; translated from the exons GCGATGTGGTGGACGTGTACCAGCGCGAGTTCCTGGCGCTGCGGGACAGGTTGCACGCAGCTGAGCAAGAGAGCCTCAGGCGCTCCAAGGAGCTCAACCTGGTGCTGGACGAGATCAAGAGGGCCGTGTCAGAGAGGCAGGCGCTGCGAGACAGAGACAGCAACCGCACCTGGGGCCGCCTAACGG AGGACCCACGCCTGAAACCGTGGAACGTCTCACACAAGCACGTGCTGCACCTGCCCACTGTCTTCCACCACCTGCCGCACCTGCTGGCCAAGGAGAGCAGCCTGCAGCCGGCTGTGCGCGTGGGCCAGGGCCGCACTGGAG TGTCTGTGGTGATGGGCATCCCCAGCGTGCGGCGCGAGGTGCACTCCTACCTGACGGACACGCTGCACTCACTCATCTCAGAGCTGAGTCCGCAGGAGAAGGAGGACTCGGTCATCGTGGTGCTGATCGCCGAG ACTGACCCGCAGTACACCTCGGTGGTGACGGAAGACATCAAGGCCTT GTTCCCCACGGAGATCCATTCTGGGCTCCTGGAGGtcatctccccttccccccacttctACCCCGACTTCTCCCGACTCCGAGAGTCCTTTGGGGATCCCAAGGAGAGAGTCAG GTGGAGGACCAAACAGAACCTCGATTACTGCTTCCTTATGATGTACGCGCAGTCCAAAGGCATCTACTATGTGCAG CTGGAGGACGACATAGTGGCCAAGCCCAACTACCTGAGCACCATGAAGAACTTCGCACTCCAGCAGCCCTCAGAGGACTGGATGATCCTGGAATTCTCCCAGCTGGGCTTCATTG GGAAGATGTTCAAGTCACTGGACCTGAGCCTGATTGTGGAGTTCATCCTCATGTTCTACCGGGACAAACCCATCGACTGGCTGCTGGACCACATTCTGTGGGTGAAGGTCTGCAACCCTGAGAAGGACGCG AAGCACTGTGACCGGCAGAAGGCCAACCTCCGCATCCGCTTCAAGCCGTCCCTCTTCCAGCACGTGGGCACGCACTCCTCACTGGCGGGCAAGATTCAGAAACTGAAG GACAAGGACTTCGGAAAGCAGGCATTGCGGAAGGAGCATGTGAACCCCCCGGCGGAAGTGAGCACGAGCCTCAAGACATACCAGCACTTCACCCTGGAGAAGGCCTACCTGCGTGAGGATTTCTTCTGGGCCTTCACACCTGCTGCAGGGGACTTCATCCGCTTCCGCTTCTTCCAGCCACTGCGTCTTGAGCG GTTCTTCTTCCGCAGTGGGAACATCGAGCACCCGGAGGACAAGCTCTTCAACACTTCCGTGGAGGTGCTGCCCTTTGAC AGCCCACAGTCAGACAAAGAGGCCCTGCAGGAGGGCCGCTCAGCCACTCTCCGATACCCTCGGAGCCCTGATGGCTACCTCCAGATAG GCTCCTTCTACAAAGGTGTGGCCGAGGGTGAGGTGGACCCCGCCTTCGGTCCCCTGGAAGCACTGCGCCTCTCCATCCAGACAGACTCACCGGTATGGGTCATTCTGAGCGAG ATCTTCCTGAAAAAGGCCGACTAA